Proteins encoded within one genomic window of Paramisgurnus dabryanus chromosome 13, PD_genome_1.1, whole genome shotgun sequence:
- the g6fl gene encoding g6f-like isoform X1, producing the protein MFLSSTTIRMYSLTVILVFSGICFIPPLVTGDVWDSVIMVREGASISLSCFNSLPASSVLLTWKVKSVGGKRWSNLISKVSPDLRRVHMSVKFEGRTFEITSNVSLTFKAATPELYNCLIERGDGEQQQKTVLLTLVKVTVTPTPPVMLDRTLRLTAQVSPPSVDIRGTWVSPSGKELYTEITRATGSLLSKLPIITSIDSGVYTCRISVHGNSGTYVSEHSVNVTVNEKVFAFKDMTRETLRSLAALSHSSVTLSCPPVLGDYVMLYWEHHEPKLIFKFDRWRRSYTNESMPHLHLIDPTSLAAAGNFTFLLSPALNDGGLYTCEVFLDDKVYSQGSKLSVLHGCTKSSSSSLELTCEYSERSQVDVVKWSHVQNPSRRLEINAVLGRITTSVPYPVTPETAGEYACTLTLNNGNSVKYIYNVQMSSTASVSPCCSRDYASTTVYPGSALPPAADSVSTSTHVTILSSLLFLIPMIAVAVGVLLWRQGCCITSRNVEQSLSCHSGEVENTYENPDDLRQTSPQGAVYMALKPTGEMDVYKELERSNQCCS; encoded by the exons ATGTTTCTCTCCAGCACCACCATAAGGATGTATTCTCTTACCGTCATACTTGTTTTTTCTGGTATATGTTTTATCCCTCCTCTCGTTACAG GTGATGTATGGGACAGTGTGATCATGGTACGTGAGGGTGCATCCATCTCCCTATCCTGCTTCAATTCACTGCCTGCATCTTCTGTATTGTTAACTTGGAAAGTGAAGTCAGTGGGAGGGAAACGCTGGTCAAATCTGATTTCAAAAGTCAGCCCTGACTTGAGACGCGTACACATGAGCGTGAAGTTTGAAGGCAGAACTTTTGAGATCACTTCAAATGTCTCGCTCACCTTCAAAGCTGCAACACCTGAACTGTACAACTGTTTGATTGAGCGTGGGGACGGAGAGCAACAGCAGAAGACTGTTCTGCTCACCCTGGTTAAAG TAACAGTCACACCTACACCCCCCGTCATGTTGGACAGAACTTTAAGATTGACAGCTCAGGTGTCTCCCCCCTCTGTGGACATTCGGGGAACGTGGGTGTCTCCCTCGGGCAAAGAGCTATACACTGAGATCACCCGCGCCACGGGAAGTCTGCTCAGCAAGCTGCCTATCATCACAAGTATAGACAGTGGAGTCTATACCTGCAGAATCAGTGTCCATGGTAACAGTGGCACATATGTCTCAGAGCACAGTGTCAATGTGACAGTGAACG AGAAGGTGTTTGCTTTTAAAGATATGACACGAG AAACCCTAAGGTCTTTGGCAGCCCTCTCTCATTCATCGGTTACTCTATCCTGCCCTCCTGTCTTGGGTGACTATGTGATGCTTTACTGGGAGCATCATGAACCAAAACTAATATTTAAGTTTGACCGCTGGAGGCGGAGCTACACTAACGAGTCCATGCCCCACCTCCATTTGATAGACCCCACCTCGCTGGCTGCTGCTGGGAACTTCACCTTTCTGTTAAGCCCAGCCCTAAACGATGGAGGATTGTATACATGTGAGGTCTTTCTGGATGACAAGGTTTACAGCCAAGGCAGCAAATTGAGTGTTTTACATG GTTGCACCAAATCATCAAGCTCTTCCCTGGAACTGACCTGTGAGTACTCGGAGCGATCTCAGGTCGACGTGGTAAAGTGGTCTCATGTACAGAACCCCAGTCGCCGTCTGGAAATAAATGCTGTATTGGGCCGCATCACGACCTCCGTACCTTATCCCGTGACCCCTGAGACCGCTGGAGAGTATGCTTGCACTCTTACTCTGAATAATGGAAACTCAGTCAAATACATCTATAATGTTCAGATGTCCAGTACAG CCAGTGTTAGCCCATGTTGTAGTCGTGACTATGCAAGTACAACAGTTTATCCCGGCTCTGCACTGCCACCTGCAG CAGACAGTGTTTCAACATCAACCCATGTTACCATCCTCTCATCGCTCCTCTTTCTAATCCCCATGATTGCCGTAGCTGTTGGGGTGTTGCTATGGAGACAGGGTTGTTGCATCACCAGTCGAA ATGTTGAGCAATCACTGTCTTGTCACTCTGGAGAGGTGGAAAACACCTATGAAAATCCTGATGATTTGAGACAG ACATCTCCCCAAGGCGCAGTCTACATG GCTCTAAAGCCAACGGGTGAAATGGATGTATATAAAGAATTAGAAAG ATCTAACCAGTGCTGTTCCTGA
- the g6fl gene encoding g6f-like isoform X2, with protein sequence MFLSSTTIRMYSLTVILVFSGICFIPPLVTGDVWDSVIMVREGASISLSCFNSLPASSVLLTWKVKSVGGKRWSNLISKVSPDLRRVHMSVKFEGRTFEITSNVSLTFKAATPELYNCLIERGDGEQQQKTVLLTLVKVTVTPTPPVMLDRTLRLTAQVSPPSVDIRGTWVSPSGKELYTEITRATGSLLSKLPIITSIDSGVYTCRISVHGNSGTYVSEHSVNVTVNEKVFAFKDMTRETLRSLAALSHSSVTLSCPPVLGDYVMLYWEHHEPKLIFKFDRWRRSYTNESMPHLHLIDPTSLAAAGNFTFLLSPALNDGGLYTCEVFLDDKVYSQGSKLSVLHGCTKSSSSSLELTCEYSERSQVDVVKWSHVQNPSRRLEINAVLGRITTSVPYPVTPETAGEYACTLTLNNGNSVKYIYNVQMSSTASVSPCCSRDYASTTVYPGSALPPADSVSTSTHVTILSSLLFLIPMIAVAVGVLLWRQGCCITSRNVEQSLSCHSGEVENTYENPDDLRQTSPQGAVYMALKPTGEMDVYKELERSNQCCS encoded by the exons ATGTTTCTCTCCAGCACCACCATAAGGATGTATTCTCTTACCGTCATACTTGTTTTTTCTGGTATATGTTTTATCCCTCCTCTCGTTACAG GTGATGTATGGGACAGTGTGATCATGGTACGTGAGGGTGCATCCATCTCCCTATCCTGCTTCAATTCACTGCCTGCATCTTCTGTATTGTTAACTTGGAAAGTGAAGTCAGTGGGAGGGAAACGCTGGTCAAATCTGATTTCAAAAGTCAGCCCTGACTTGAGACGCGTACACATGAGCGTGAAGTTTGAAGGCAGAACTTTTGAGATCACTTCAAATGTCTCGCTCACCTTCAAAGCTGCAACACCTGAACTGTACAACTGTTTGATTGAGCGTGGGGACGGAGAGCAACAGCAGAAGACTGTTCTGCTCACCCTGGTTAAAG TAACAGTCACACCTACACCCCCCGTCATGTTGGACAGAACTTTAAGATTGACAGCTCAGGTGTCTCCCCCCTCTGTGGACATTCGGGGAACGTGGGTGTCTCCCTCGGGCAAAGAGCTATACACTGAGATCACCCGCGCCACGGGAAGTCTGCTCAGCAAGCTGCCTATCATCACAAGTATAGACAGTGGAGTCTATACCTGCAGAATCAGTGTCCATGGTAACAGTGGCACATATGTCTCAGAGCACAGTGTCAATGTGACAGTGAACG AGAAGGTGTTTGCTTTTAAAGATATGACACGAG AAACCCTAAGGTCTTTGGCAGCCCTCTCTCATTCATCGGTTACTCTATCCTGCCCTCCTGTCTTGGGTGACTATGTGATGCTTTACTGGGAGCATCATGAACCAAAACTAATATTTAAGTTTGACCGCTGGAGGCGGAGCTACACTAACGAGTCCATGCCCCACCTCCATTTGATAGACCCCACCTCGCTGGCTGCTGCTGGGAACTTCACCTTTCTGTTAAGCCCAGCCCTAAACGATGGAGGATTGTATACATGTGAGGTCTTTCTGGATGACAAGGTTTACAGCCAAGGCAGCAAATTGAGTGTTTTACATG GTTGCACCAAATCATCAAGCTCTTCCCTGGAACTGACCTGTGAGTACTCGGAGCGATCTCAGGTCGACGTGGTAAAGTGGTCTCATGTACAGAACCCCAGTCGCCGTCTGGAAATAAATGCTGTATTGGGCCGCATCACGACCTCCGTACCTTATCCCGTGACCCCTGAGACCGCTGGAGAGTATGCTTGCACTCTTACTCTGAATAATGGAAACTCAGTCAAATACATCTATAATGTTCAGATGTCCAGTACAG CCAGTGTTAGCCCATGTTGTAGTCGTGACTATGCAAGTACAACAGTTTATCCCGGCTCTGCACTGCCACCTGCAG ACAGTGTTTCAACATCAACCCATGTTACCATCCTCTCATCGCTCCTCTTTCTAATCCCCATGATTGCCGTAGCTGTTGGGGTGTTGCTATGGAGACAGGGTTGTTGCATCACCAGTCGAA ATGTTGAGCAATCACTGTCTTGTCACTCTGGAGAGGTGGAAAACACCTATGAAAATCCTGATGATTTGAGACAG ACATCTCCCCAAGGCGCAGTCTACATG GCTCTAAAGCCAACGGGTGAAATGGATGTATATAAAGAATTAGAAAG ATCTAACCAGTGCTGTTCCTGA